The following are encoded in a window of Brevibacillus ruminantium genomic DNA:
- the sstT gene encoding serine/threonine transporter SstT, translating to MKSILKKWSQLSLVKQIIVGLIIGITLAVTIPETAKPVLILGTLFVGALKAVAPVLVLFLVMSAIAQHKSGHQTNMKSIIVLYLLGTFLAGLTAVIVSFIFPVSLTLANAAEGVTAPGGVVEVLKSLLLNVVDNPIKAIYNANYIGILAWAVLLGLALRNAPDTTKTMISNFSDAVSKMVTWVIKFAPLGIMGLVFDSITTNGIESLLSYGKLLAVLLGCMVFVALVVNPIIVFIVIRQNPFPLVFKCLKESGITAFFTRSSAANIPVNMKLCENLGLNKDSYSVSIPLGATINMAGAAVTISVLTLAAVHTLGIQVDIPTAIILSVLSAICACGASGVAGGSLLLIPLACSLFGISADVAMQVVGVGFIIGVLQDSCETALNSSTDVLFTAAAEFKEWRKKGKKININEAA from the coding sequence ATGAAAAGTATACTGAAAAAGTGGAGTCAATTGAGCCTGGTAAAACAAATAATTGTAGGTTTGATTATTGGTATTACCCTAGCTGTTACGATCCCCGAAACAGCAAAGCCTGTTTTAATTTTAGGCACTTTATTTGTAGGTGCTTTGAAAGCGGTTGCACCTGTGTTGGTGCTCTTCTTGGTCATGTCAGCCATCGCTCAACACAAGAGTGGTCACCAAACGAATATGAAATCCATTATCGTCCTGTATCTTTTAGGAACCTTTTTAGCTGGATTAACCGCAGTAATTGTAAGTTTTATTTTTCCCGTAAGCTTAACACTTGCAAATGCCGCTGAAGGTGTGACGGCTCCTGGCGGTGTTGTAGAGGTTCTCAAATCATTACTGCTAAACGTTGTTGATAACCCAATTAAGGCAATTTATAATGCGAACTATATCGGTATTTTAGCTTGGGCGGTACTCCTTGGTTTGGCTTTAAGAAATGCCCCTGATACGACAAAAACGATGATTTCTAATTTTTCAGATGCTGTATCCAAAATGGTTACATGGGTGATTAAGTTTGCACCACTAGGAATCATGGGTCTAGTATTTGATTCTATTACAACAAATGGAATTGAGTCGTTACTAAGCTATGGAAAATTACTTGCGGTATTACTTGGCTGTATGGTCTTTGTGGCGTTAGTTGTCAATCCAATTATTGTGTTCATCGTTATACGTCAAAACCCTTTCCCGCTTGTTTTTAAGTGCTTAAAGGAAAGTGGTATTACAGCATTCTTTACACGTAGCTCAGCTGCGAATATTCCTGTAAATATGAAATTATGTGAAAATCTTGGTTTAAATAAAGATAGTTATTCAGTATCCATTCCATTAGGTGCAACCATTAATATGGCTGGTGCCGCTGTTACCATTTCTGTTTTGACACTTGCGGCGGTTCACACACTTGGTATTCAGGTGGACATCCCTACAGCAATCATCCTCAGCGTACTATCAGCGATATGTGCTTGTGGTGCTTCAGGGGTTGCTGGTGGATCCTTGTTACTGATTCCTCTAGCGTGCAGCTTATTTGGAATCTCTGCTGATGTTGCGATGCAGGTTGTTGGAGTAGGCTTTATCATCGGTGTTTTACAAGACTCTTGTGAAACAGCACTTAACTCATCTACAGACGTACTTTTCACAGCAGCTGCTGAATTTAAAGAGTGGCGTAAAAAAGGCAAAAAAATAAACATCAACGAAGCAGCATAA